One Mercurialis annua linkage group LG3, ddMerAnnu1.2, whole genome shotgun sequence DNA window includes the following coding sequences:
- the LOC126673089 gene encoding 1-deoxy-D-xylulose 5-phosphate reductoisomerase, chloroplastic-like gives MALNSLCPAEIKSISFLDSTKSTQLPKLPGSFCLKRKDFGTRKLQCSAQSSAPPPAWPGRAEVEPGRKTWDGPKPISIVGSTGSIGTQTLDIVAENPDKFKVVALAAGSNVTLLADQVKTFKPQLVSVRNESLIGELKEALADLDYKPEIIPGEQGVIEVARHPDAVSVVTGIVGCAGLKPTVAAIEAGKDICLANKETLIAGGPFVLPLAHKYGVKILPADSEHSAIFQCIQGLPDGALRRIILTASGGAFRDWPVEKLKDVKVADALKHPNWSMGKKITVDSATLFNKGLEVIEAHYLFGADYDNIDIVIHPQSIIHSMIETQDSSVLAQLGWPDMRIPILYTMSWPDRIYCSEITWPRLDLCKLGSLTFKAPDNVKYPSMDLAYSAGRAGGTMTGVLSAANEKAVEMFIDEKISYLDIFKIVELTCAKHREELVTAPSLEEIIHYDLWARDYAATLQHSSGRSPVLA, from the exons ATGGCGCTTAATTCTCTTTGTCCGGCTGAAATTAAGTCTATTTCGTTCTTGGACTCCACCAAATCCACCCAGCTTCCCAAGCTTCCAG GTAGTTTTTGTTTGAAAAGGAAGGATTTTGGAACAAGGAAGTTGCAGTGTTCAGCTCAGTCTTCAGCACCACCACCAGCATGGCCAGGGAGAGCAGAGGTGGAGCCAGGCCGTAAAACATGGGATGGTCCTAAGCCTATTTCAATTGTTGGTTCAACTGGCTCTATTGGTACTCAG ACATTAGATATTGTGGCCGAGAATCCTGATAAATTTAAAGTTGTAGCACTTGCTGCTGGTTCAAATGTTACCCTTCTTGCTGACCAG GTTAAAACTTTTAAGCCTCAGCTTGTTTCGGTTAGGAATGAGTCATTAATTGGTGAGCTTAAAGAGGCTTTGGCTGATCTTGATTATAAGCCTGAGATTATTCCCGGAGAGCAAGGAGTTATTGAG GTCGCACGTCATCCAGATGCTGTTAGTGTAGTTACCGGAATAGTGGGTTGTGCAGGCTTGAAG CCTACTGTTGCTGCAATTGAAGCTGGAAAGGACATATGCTTGGCCAATAAAGAGACTTTAATTGCTGGAGGTCCTTTCGTCCTCCCTCTTGCTCACAAATATGGAGTAAAAATTCTTCCAGCTGATTCAGAACATTCGGCCATATTTCAG TGTATCCAGGGGCTGCCAGATGGTGCATTACGGCGCATTATTTTAACTGCTTCCGGTGGGGCTTTCAG GGATTGGCCTGTTGAGAAATTGAAAGATGTTAAAGTAGCTGATGCTTTAAAGCATCCCAACTGGAGTATGGGGAAAAAGATTACTGTGGACTCTGCTACCCTCTTCAATAAG GGTCTAGAAGTTATTGAAGCCCATTATCTGTTTGGAGCTGACTACGATAACATTGATATAGTAATTCATCCTCAGTCAATAATTCATTCAATGATCGAAACACAG gaTTCATCTGTTCTTGCACAGTTGGGGTGGCCTGATATGCGAATTCCAATTCTGTACACTATGTCATGGCCCGACAGAATTTACTGCTCTGAAATAACCTGGCCTCGCCTAGACCTTTGCAA GCTTGGTTCTCTAACATTTAAAGCTCCTGACAATGTAAAATACCCATCTATGGATCTTGCCTATTCTGCTGGACGGGCTGGAGGCACCATGACAGGAGTCCTCAGCGCTGCTAATGAAAAAGCCGTAGAGATGTTTATCGATGAAAA aATCAGCTACCTTGATATTTTCAAGATTGTGGAGCTAACATGCGCTAAACATCGGGAGGAGTTGGTGACCGCACCCTCCCTTGAGGAAATTATACATTACGACTTGTGGGCGCGAGACTACGCTGCTACTTTACAACATTCCTCAGGTCGAAGCCCAGTTCTAGCATGA